Proteins encoded together in one Oxalobacteraceae sp. CFBP 8761 window:
- the xylG gene encoding D-xylose ABC transporter ATP-binding protein, which produces MAGYLLEMKGIAKRFNGVPALDGIDLAIRPGECIGLCGENGAGKSTLMKVLSAVYPHGTWEGEIVLDGQLLRARSVRETEDAGIIIIHQELMLVPELSVAENIFLGNEITLPGGRMDYPAMNQKAAEILRGLKLPDVNVVLPVKHYGGGHQQLIEIGKALNKNARLLILDEPSASLTASEIAVLLDIIRDLKSRGVACVYISHKLEEVAAICDTVVVIRDGKHIATTPMEAMSVERIINQMCGREMSQMYPSLPHPVGEVVMEARHITCYDPEQPGRKKVDDVSFQVRRGEILGIAGIVGAGRTELVTAIFGAYPGKHEGEVWLEGRKVDTSEPLKAIRAGFALVPEDRKHHGIVRDLSVGENITLSVLPRFSHASRIDDHEEAGAVSEQISRLALKTATPALAITSLSGGNQQKAVLAKMLLTGPKVLILDEPTRGVDVGAKFEIYKLMLELAAQGIAIIMVSSELAEVLGVSDRVLVMKEGRLNGDFVNQDLNQETVLAAALGQAAAAPSIPHHA; this is translated from the coding sequence ATGGCCGGCTATCTGCTTGAAATGAAGGGAATCGCCAAGCGATTCAACGGGGTGCCCGCGCTCGATGGCATCGACCTGGCGATCCGCCCGGGCGAGTGCATCGGCCTGTGCGGCGAGAACGGCGCCGGCAAATCGACGCTGATGAAGGTGCTGTCGGCCGTCTATCCGCACGGGACCTGGGAGGGCGAGATCGTGCTGGATGGCCAGCTACTCCGGGCGCGCTCGGTGCGCGAGACTGAGGACGCCGGCATCATCATCATCCACCAGGAACTGATGCTCGTGCCCGAACTGAGCGTGGCCGAGAATATTTTTCTGGGTAATGAGATCACGCTGCCCGGCGGGCGCATGGATTATCCGGCCATGAACCAGAAGGCTGCCGAGATCCTGCGCGGCCTGAAACTGCCGGATGTGAACGTGGTGCTGCCGGTGAAGCACTACGGCGGCGGGCACCAGCAGCTGATCGAGATCGGCAAGGCCCTGAACAAGAACGCGCGCCTGTTGATCCTCGACGAGCCGTCGGCATCGCTGACGGCGTCGGAGATCGCGGTCCTGCTCGACATCATCCGCGACCTGAAAAGCCGGGGCGTCGCCTGCGTCTACATCTCGCACAAGCTCGAAGAAGTCGCGGCCATCTGCGACACCGTCGTCGTCATCCGCGACGGCAAGCATATCGCCACCACGCCGATGGAAGCGATGAGCGTCGAGCGCATCATCAACCAGATGTGCGGCCGCGAGATGAGCCAGATGTATCCGTCGCTGCCGCATCCGGTGGGCGAGGTGGTCATGGAGGCGCGCCACATCACGTGCTACGACCCGGAGCAGCCGGGTCGCAAGAAGGTCGACGACGTGTCGTTCCAGGTGCGGCGCGGCGAAATTCTCGGCATCGCCGGGATCGTCGGGGCCGGGCGCACGGAACTCGTGACGGCCATCTTTGGTGCGTACCCGGGCAAGCATGAAGGCGAAGTCTGGCTCGAGGGCCGCAAGGTCGATACGTCCGAACCCCTGAAAGCCATCCGTGCCGGCTTCGCGCTGGTGCCCGAAGACCGCAAGCACCACGGCATCGTGCGCGACCTGTCGGTGGGCGAGAACATCACGCTGTCGGTCCTGCCGCGCTTTTCGCACGCGAGCCGCATCGACGACCACGAAGAAGCGGGCGCCGTGAGCGAGCAAATCAGCCGGCTGGCGCTCAAGACCGCGACGCCGGCCCTGGCCATCACGTCGCTTTCGGGCGGCAACCAGCAAAAGGCGGTGCTGGCCAAGATGCTGCTGACTGGCCCGAAAGTGCTGATCCTGGATGAACCGACGCGCGGCGTGGACGTTGGCGCCAAGTTCGAAATCTACAAACTGATGCTGGAACTGGCGGCGCAGGGGATCGCGATCATCATGGTCTCGTCCGAACTGGCCGAAGTCCTGGGCGTGTCCGACCGCGTGCTGGTGATGAAGGAAGGGCGCCTGAACGGCGACTTCGTCAACCAGGACCTGAACCAGGAAACGGTGCTGGCCGCCGCGCTGGGCCAGGCCGCCGCCGCGCCATCGATCCCACATCACGCATGA
- the xylF gene encoding D-xylose ABC transporter substrate-binding protein, whose translation MKKLITAVGIGCAMLFASAPAMADAKNPKIGFSIDDVRLERWTRDRDYFIGAAEKLGAKVYVQSADASEQRQIAQIENLISRGVDVLVIVPYNATVLNNAIREAKKAKIKVLSYDRLILNADVDAYISFDNKAVGELQAQSIVALKPKGSYYLLGGAPTDNNAKILREGQMKVLQPLIDKGDIKVVGRQWVKDWSPSEAMAIIENALTANGNKIDAVVASNDATAGGAIQALASQKLAGKVPVSGQDADLAAVRRVIAGTQSMTVYKPLRNIATSAATLAVQLVRNEKPAYNAQLNNGFKPVNTILLKPILLNKANVDMLVKDGFYTQGQLAGK comes from the coding sequence ATGAAAAAACTCATCACGGCAGTCGGCATCGGTTGCGCAATGCTGTTCGCATCGGCCCCTGCCATGGCCGACGCCAAGAATCCGAAGATCGGCTTTTCGATCGACGACGTGCGCCTGGAGCGCTGGACCCGTGACCGCGACTACTTCATCGGCGCGGCCGAAAAGCTCGGCGCCAAGGTCTACGTGCAGTCGGCCGACGCCAGCGAGCAGCGCCAGATCGCCCAGATCGAGAACTTGATCTCGCGCGGCGTGGACGTCCTGGTCATCGTGCCATACAACGCGACGGTGCTGAACAACGCGATCCGCGAAGCGAAAAAAGCCAAGATCAAGGTGCTGTCGTACGACCGCCTGATCCTCAACGCCGATGTCGACGCCTACATCTCGTTCGACAACAAGGCCGTCGGCGAACTGCAGGCGCAGTCGATCGTCGCGCTCAAGCCGAAGGGCAGCTACTACCTGCTGGGCGGCGCGCCGACTGACAACAACGCCAAGATCCTGCGCGAAGGCCAGATGAAGGTGCTGCAGCCGCTGATCGACAAGGGCGACATCAAGGTCGTCGGCCGCCAGTGGGTCAAGGACTGGAGCCCGTCCGAAGCGATGGCGATCATCGAGAATGCGCTGACCGCCAACGGCAACAAGATCGACGCCGTCGTGGCCTCGAACGACGCCACCGCCGGTGGCGCGATCCAGGCGCTGGCCTCGCAGAAGCTGGCCGGCAAGGTCCCGGTCTCGGGCCAGGACGCCGACCTGGCCGCCGTGCGCCGCGTGATCGCCGGCACGCAGTCGATGACGGTCTACAAGCCGCTGCGCAATATCGCCACCAGCGCCGCGACGCTGGCCGTGCAACTGGTGCGCAATGAAAAGCCGGCCTACAACGCGCAGCTGAATAACGGCTTCAAGCCCGTCAACACCATCCTGCTCAAGCCGATCCTGCTGAACAAGGCCAACGTCGACATGCTGGTCAAGGACGGCTTCTACACCCAGGGCCAGCTGGCCGGCAAATAA
- a CDS encoding dihydroxy-acid dehydratase family protein, which yields MTKQSTFRFRSQDWFDNPERIDMTALYLERFMNYGITPDELRSGKPIIGIAQSGSDITPCNRIHLELVKRVRDGIRDAGGIPMEFPLHPIFENCRRPTAALDRNLAYLGLVEILHGYPIDAVVLTTGCDKTTPAQLMAVSTVDMPAIVLSGGPMLDGWFDGELVGSGAAIWKARRQLAAGSIDEQKFMNIATASAPSAGHCNTMGTASTMNAVAEALGMSLTGCAAIPAPYRERGQMAYETGRRIVGLAMEDVRPSNILTRDAFLDAIVVNAAIGGSSNAQPHIMAMARHAGVEITTEDWMTYGYEVPLLLNMQPAGKYLGERFHRAGGVPAVMWELDQAGLLRSDRLTVTGKTLAQNIDMHQTMDREMIRPFADPLKENAGFLVLKGNLFDFAIMKTSVISPSFRERYLATPGAENCFECKVVVFDGSDDYHARINDPELGIDEQTMLVIRGAGPIGWPGSAEVVNMQPPDALIKRGINNLPTLGDGRQSGTSDSPSILNASPESAAGGNLALLHTGDIVRVDLVHGRCDVLLSDAELEARKLDTPPAIPPSQTPWQEIYRATVGQLHTGACMELALPYRAVAGAMPRHNH from the coding sequence ATGACCAAGCAATCCACCTTCCGTTTCCGCTCGCAGGACTGGTTTGACAATCCGGAGCGGATCGACATGACGGCACTGTACCTCGAGCGCTTCATGAACTACGGGATCACGCCCGACGAACTGCGCTCGGGCAAACCGATCATCGGCATCGCCCAGAGCGGCAGCGACATCACGCCGTGCAACCGGATCCACCTGGAACTCGTCAAGCGCGTGCGCGACGGCATCCGTGATGCCGGCGGCATCCCGATGGAATTCCCGCTGCACCCGATCTTTGAAAACTGCCGCCGCCCGACCGCGGCGCTGGACCGCAACCTGGCCTACCTCGGCCTGGTCGAGATCCTGCATGGTTACCCGATCGATGCGGTGGTGCTGACGACCGGCTGCGACAAGACCACGCCGGCCCAGCTGATGGCCGTGTCGACCGTCGACATGCCGGCCATCGTGCTGTCGGGCGGGCCGATGCTCGACGGCTGGTTCGACGGTGAACTGGTGGGCTCGGGCGCGGCGATCTGGAAGGCGCGCCGTCAACTGGCCGCCGGCTCGATCGACGAACAGAAATTCATGAATATCGCCACCGCCTCGGCGCCGTCGGCCGGCCATTGCAACACGATGGGCACGGCCTCCACGATGAACGCCGTGGCCGAAGCGCTGGGCATGTCGCTGACCGGTTGCGCCGCGATTCCCGCGCCGTACCGCGAGCGCGGCCAGATGGCGTACGAGACGGGCCGGCGCATCGTCGGCCTGGCGATGGAAGACGTGCGCCCGTCAAACATCCTGACGCGCGACGCGTTCCTCGATGCGATCGTCGTCAACGCGGCCATCGGCGGCTCGAGCAATGCGCAGCCGCACATCATGGCCATGGCGCGCCATGCGGGCGTGGAGATCACGACCGAGGACTGGATGACCTACGGTTACGAAGTGCCGCTGCTGCTGAACATGCAGCCTGCCGGCAAATACCTGGGCGAGCGCTTCCACCGCGCCGGCGGCGTGCCGGCCGTGATGTGGGAACTCGATCAGGCGGGCCTGTTGCGCTCGGACCGTTTGACGGTGACCGGCAAAACGCTGGCCCAGAACATCGACATGCACCAGACGATGGACCGCGAGATGATCCGCCCATTCGCCGATCCGCTCAAGGAAAACGCAGGCTTCCTGGTCCTGAAGGGCAACCTGTTCGATTTCGCGATCATGAAGACGAGCGTGATTTCGCCGAGCTTTCGCGAACGCTACCTGGCCACGCCGGGCGCGGAGAACTGCTTCGAGTGCAAGGTCGTCGTGTTCGACGGCTCGGACGATTACCATGCGCGCATCAATGACCCTGAACTGGGTATCGACGAGCAGACGATGCTGGTTATCCGCGGCGCGGGCCCGATCGGCTGGCCCGGTTCGGCCGAAGTCGTCAACATGCAACCGCCCGATGCGCTGATCAAGCGCGGCATCAACAACCTGCCGACGCTGGGCGATGGTCGCCAGTCGGGCACCTCGGACAGTCCGTCGATCCTGAATGCGTCACCCGAAAGCGCGGCCGGCGGCAATCTGGCGCTGCTGCACACGGGCGACATCGTGCGCGTGGACCTGGTGCACGGCCGCTGCGACGTGCTGCTGTCGGACGCCGAACTCGAGGCGCGCAAGCTCGATACGCCGCCCGCGATCCCGCCAAGCCAGACCCCGTGGCAAGAGATCTACCGCGCGACGGTGGGCCAGCTGCACACGGGCGCCTGCATGGAACTGGCCTTGCCGTACCGGGCCGTGGCCGGCGCGATGCCGCGGCATAACCACTAA
- a CDS encoding SMP-30/gluconolactonase/LRE family protein, whose amino-acid sequence MSGAVHCLWDVKATLGEGALWDAVRRKIWFVDIKGRRIHCCDEDGGARQSWDAPSQIGFLAPSDDGGMVCGLEDGLYRFAENDGAFIALARVEADLPGNRFNDGHVDAAGRLWFGSMDNGESEATGTLYRFDGAGQPARAMDAGYIITNGPAISPDASTLYHTDTLARTIYAFDLGPDGAIRGKRLFVTQEGSGHPDGMAVDAEGHLWVAVFGGWRIDRYDPQGRKVGEVRFPCANITKPAFGGDDLRTVYATTARKGLSEADLLAQPLAGGLFTFRADAPGLPQHALHL is encoded by the coding sequence ATGAGCGGCGCCGTGCACTGCCTGTGGGACGTCAAGGCCACGCTGGGCGAGGGCGCCTTGTGGGACGCGGTCCGGCGCAAGATCTGGTTCGTCGACATCAAGGGCCGCCGCATCCACTGCTGCGATGAAGACGGCGGCGCGCGCCAGAGCTGGGATGCGCCGTCGCAGATCGGCTTTCTCGCGCCGAGCGACGATGGTGGCATGGTGTGCGGGCTCGAAGATGGCCTGTACCGCTTTGCCGAGAACGACGGCGCGTTCATCGCGCTGGCCCGCGTCGAAGCCGACCTGCCGGGCAACCGCTTCAACGATGGCCACGTCGATGCAGCCGGGCGTCTGTGGTTTGGCTCGATGGACAATGGCGAGAGCGAGGCCACCGGCACGCTGTACCGCTTCGACGGCGCCGGCCAGCCGGCGCGCGCAATGGACGCCGGCTATATCATCACCAATGGCCCGGCCATCAGCCCGGACGCGAGCACGCTGTACCACACCGACACGTTGGCACGCACCATCTACGCGTTCGACCTGGGCCCGGACGGCGCGATCAGGGGCAAACGCCTGTTCGTCACGCAAGAAGGCAGCGGCCATCCGGACGGCATGGCAGTCGACGCCGAAGGGCACCTTTGGGTAGCCGTCTTCGGCGGCTGGCGCATCGACCGCTACGATCCGCAAGGACGCAAGGTCGGTGAGGTGCGCTTCCCGTGCGCGAACATCACCAAGCCGGCCTTTGGCGGCGACGATCTGCGCACCGTGTATGCCACCACCGCGCGCAAGGGTTTGAGCGAGGCCGATCTGCTGGCGCAGCCGCTGGCCGGTGGCCTGTTCACGTTCCGCGCCGATGCGCCGGGCCTGCCGCAACATGCGTTGCACCTGTAA
- a CDS encoding SDR family oxidoreductase, whose protein sequence is MVYATYPDLRDKRVVITGGGTGIGSELVTAFAGQGAQVWFLDIAREASTALADALAGSAHKPRFLPCDLTDLDALAATFAAIEADAGGIDILLNNAANDDRHGIDDVTPDYWESRMAVNLRHTYFCSQAAVAMMRRQGSGVILNFGSISWYLASNQLSLYMMAKAAIEAMSRGLARDLGAENIRVNTVIPGAVRTPRQQALWHTPEEEARILAGQCLPQRVEMQDVAALSLFLASNNARRCSGREYFVDAGWYGA, encoded by the coding sequence CTGGTCTACGCGACCTATCCCGACCTGCGCGACAAGCGCGTCGTCATCACCGGTGGCGGTACCGGCATCGGCAGCGAACTGGTGACGGCATTTGCCGGCCAGGGCGCGCAGGTCTGGTTCCTCGACATCGCCAGGGAAGCATCGACGGCGCTGGCCGACGCGCTGGCCGGTTCCGCGCACAAGCCACGCTTTTTGCCGTGCGACCTGACCGACCTCGATGCGCTGGCCGCGACCTTTGCCGCCATCGAAGCCGATGCTGGTGGCATCGACATCCTGCTCAATAACGCCGCCAACGACGACCGCCACGGCATCGACGACGTCACGCCCGACTACTGGGAAAGCCGGATGGCGGTCAATCTGCGCCACACCTATTTCTGCAGCCAGGCGGCGGTCGCGATGATGCGCCGCCAGGGCAGTGGCGTGATCCTCAATTTCGGCTCGATCTCGTGGTACCTCGCGTCGAACCAGCTGTCGCTGTACATGATGGCCAAGGCGGCGATCGAGGCGATGAGCCGCGGCCTGGCGCGCGACCTCGGCGCCGAGAACATCCGCGTCAATACTGTCATCCCGGGCGCCGTACGCACGCCGCGCCAGCAGGCGCTGTGGCACACGCCGGAAGAAGAAGCGCGCATTCTGGCCGGCCAGTGCCTGCCGCAGCGCGTCGAGATGCAGGACGTGGCGGCGCTGTCGCTGTTCCTGGCCTCGAACAACGCGCGCCGCTGCAGCGGCCGCGAATACTTCGTCGACGCTGGCTGGTACGGCGCATGA
- a CDS encoding fumarylacetoacetate hydrolase family protein: protein MTASSLPDDIASALLVGRVWRPAPIDGPAVVAVRAGRLIDITHHAATVADLFERDAADMLAIVRSAAGEDLGDAASLLQAALDGGLGEGGVGLLAPCDLQAIKAAGVTFAVSLLERVIEEQAKGDPARASALRTELQATIGTNLAEMVPGSSAAMRLKTELSARGLWSQYMEVGIGPDAEVFTKSQPMSSLGHGAVVGLHPSSHWNNPEPEIVLAVNSRAEIVGAALGNDVNLRDIEGRSALLLGKAKDNNGSCAIGPFVRLFDGDFTLDTLRGCEVGMLIEGADDGFTLAGSSRMREISRDPLDLVAQTCGAHHQYPDGFMLFLGTMFSPIKDRGAAGGGFTHHPGDKVTISTPALGALVNTVGRSDTITPWTFGVRALYQNLARRDLLAGRPA from the coding sequence ATGACCGCATCTTCGCTACCCGATGACATCGCGTCGGCCCTGCTGGTTGGCCGCGTCTGGCGCCCGGCGCCGATCGACGGCCCGGCAGTCGTCGCCGTGCGCGCCGGCCGCCTGATCGACATCACCCACCACGCGGCCACCGTCGCCGACCTGTTCGAGCGCGATGCCGCCGACATGCTGGCGATCGTCAGGAGCGCGGCGGGCGAGGACCTGGGCGACGCTGCCAGCCTGCTGCAGGCCGCGCTGGACGGTGGCCTGGGCGAGGGCGGCGTCGGGCTGCTCGCGCCATGCGACCTGCAGGCCATCAAGGCCGCCGGCGTGACGTTTGCCGTCAGCCTGCTCGAGCGCGTCATCGAAGAACAGGCCAAGGGCGATCCTGCCCGCGCCTCTGCCTTGCGCACGGAGCTGCAGGCCACCATCGGCACCAACCTGGCCGAGATGGTGCCGGGTTCCAGCGCCGCGATGCGCCTGAAAACGGAGCTGAGCGCGCGCGGCCTGTGGTCGCAGTACATGGAAGTGGGCATCGGCCCGGACGCCGAAGTCTTCACCAAATCGCAGCCGATGTCGTCGCTGGGCCATGGCGCGGTGGTCGGCCTGCACCCGTCGTCGCACTGGAACAACCCGGAACCCGAGATCGTGCTGGCCGTGAACAGCCGCGCCGAAATCGTTGGCGCCGCACTGGGCAACGACGTCAACCTGCGCGACATTGAAGGGCGCAGCGCGCTCCTGCTGGGCAAGGCCAAGGACAACAACGGCTCGTGCGCCATCGGCCCGTTCGTGCGCCTCTTCGACGGCGACTTCACGCTCGACACGCTGCGCGGCTGCGAAGTGGGCATGCTGATCGAGGGCGCGGACGACGGCTTCACGCTGGCCGGCTCGAGCCGCATGCGCGAGATCAGCCGCGACCCGCTCGATCTGGTGGCCCAGACCTGCGGCGCGCATCACCAGTATCCGGATGGCTTCATGCTGTTTCTGGGGACGATGTTCTCGCCGATCAAGGACCGCGGCGCGGCCGGTGGCGGCTTTACGCACCACCCGGGCGACAAGGTCACCATCTCGACCCCGGCGCTGGGCGCCCTGGTCAACACGGTCGGCCGCAGCGACACCATTACGCCATGGACTTTCGGCGTGCGCGCGCTGTACCAGAACCTGGCCCGGCGCGACCTGCTGGCAGGCCGTCCAGCATGA
- a CDS encoding LacI family DNA-binding transcriptional regulator, with translation MSKVTLDSIREAMEHGKPTMVDVAKLAGVSAMTVSRVMNGKTLVRESTRRKVADAVAALNYTPNQEARNLAGSKPIRVGFLYSNPSAAYLSEFLVGLLNQSGLNNVQLFVEKCEAGNHETEHTQRLIDNGLDGVILPPPLCDSEAVLGCVERAGIPAVVVACGSPAPGLGAVSIDDYDAAHYMTRHLIALGHQRIGFIVGHPNQSASARRLDGYRAAIAEMNADAADELVVQGMFTYRSGLDAAEQLLALAERPTAIFASNDDMAAATVAVAHRLALDVPGDLTVTGFDDTALATTIWPELTTVRQPIAEMAREAVQALVRRVRAMREEEPAEPEQTRMDFVLVRRQSDAAPRVRPPARLPAAARTL, from the coding sequence ATGAGTAAAGTGACGCTCGACAGCATCCGTGAAGCGATGGAACACGGTAAGCCAACGATGGTGGACGTCGCCAAACTGGCCGGCGTGTCCGCCATGACGGTCTCGCGCGTCATGAACGGGAAAACCCTGGTGCGTGAGAGCACTCGGCGCAAGGTTGCCGATGCGGTCGCTGCACTGAACTATACGCCGAACCAGGAAGCGCGCAATCTGGCCGGTTCCAAGCCGATTCGCGTCGGTTTCTTGTACAGCAACCCGAGTGCCGCGTACCTGAGCGAATTTCTCGTCGGCCTGCTGAACCAGTCGGGCCTGAACAACGTGCAATTGTTCGTCGAGAAGTGCGAAGCGGGCAACCACGAAACCGAACACACGCAGCGCCTGATCGACAACGGGCTGGATGGCGTGATCCTGCCGCCACCCCTGTGCGACAGCGAAGCCGTGCTGGGTTGCGTGGAACGCGCCGGCATTCCCGCCGTCGTCGTTGCCTGCGGTTCGCCCGCACCGGGCCTGGGCGCCGTCAGCATCGACGACTACGATGCCGCCCACTACATGACGCGCCACCTGATCGCCCTCGGCCACCAGCGCATCGGCTTCATCGTCGGCCACCCGAACCAGAGCGCTAGCGCGCGCCGTCTCGACGGCTACCGCGCCGCGATCGCGGAAATGAACGCCGACGCGGCCGATGAACTGGTGGTGCAGGGGATGTTCACCTACCGCTCGGGCCTGGACGCGGCCGAGCAGTTGCTCGCGCTCGCCGAGCGACCGACAGCGATCTTCGCCAGCAACGACGACATGGCTGCCGCCACGGTCGCTGTCGCGCACCGCCTGGCGCTGGACGTGCCGGGCGACCTCACCGTGACCGGTTTCGACGATACCGCGCTGGCCACGACCATCTGGCCCGAACTGACGACGGTGCGCCAGCCGATTGCCGAGATGGCGCGTGAAGCGGTGCAGGCGCTGGTGCGGCGTGTGCGCGCAATGCGCGAAGAAGAACCGGCCGAGCCGGAGCAGACGCGGATGGACTTCGTTCTGGTGCGGCGCCAGTCCGACGCCGCGCCACGCGTGCGCCCGCCAGCACGCCTGCCTGCTGCTGCGCGGACCCTCTGA
- a CDS encoding U32 family peptidase has translation MSLLAHELELLSPAKTAEIGREAILHGADAVYIGGPAFGARHNASNPLEDIAGLVQFAHAYRARIFVTMNTIMHDSELELARKQIWQLYEAGVDALIIQDMGLLELDLPPIQLHASTQCDIRGPEKAKFLADVGFSQLVLARELTVEQIRKIHQVTDTPLEYFVHGALCVAYSGQCYISHADNGRSANRGDCSQNCRLPYTLSDGQGRVVAFDKHLLSMKDNDQSRNLGALVDAGIRSFKIEGRYKDMGYVKNITAHYRLLLDELLDQRPEFVRASSGRTRVMFTPDVDKNFHRGHTEYFAQGRLTDIGAFDSPKYVGVELGIVARLNGDSFDVVTGAPMANGDGLNYMYKRDTVGIQANKADKLGDEADGQRWRVYPNEPMQTLAGLKVGTVIHRNRDHGWEATLNKKSSERKVALELVLSEQPDGLRLDIIDEDGIASHAAAAIALQPATQAAQADASLRSSLAKLGNTMFEAGHVELKLSQPWFVPSAAINALRRDAIAAHEAARLAAWQRPERKSATTPPPVYPDVQLSYLANVYNDKARAFYQKHGVQLIDAAYESHEEAGEVSLMITKHCLRFSFNLCPKQAKGVQGVQGQVKAEPMTLVSGEDRYTLRFDCKPCEMHVVGAMRSNILKQPPPSAVSYTPLTFHRQRPRA, from the coding sequence ATGTCATTGCTAGCCCACGAGCTTGAACTGCTCTCGCCCGCCAAAACCGCCGAGATCGGGCGCGAGGCGATCCTGCACGGCGCCGATGCCGTCTATATCGGCGGCCCGGCATTCGGGGCGCGGCATAATGCCAGCAACCCGCTCGAGGACATTGCCGGGCTGGTGCAGTTCGCGCACGCCTACCGGGCGCGCATCTTCGTGACCATGAACACGATCATGCACGACAGTGAACTCGAGCTGGCACGCAAGCAGATCTGGCAGCTGTACGAGGCCGGCGTCGATGCGCTGATCATCCAGGACATGGGCTTGCTTGAACTCGACCTCCCGCCGATCCAGCTGCATGCCAGTACCCAGTGCGATATCCGTGGGCCAGAGAAAGCGAAATTCCTCGCCGACGTCGGTTTTTCGCAGCTGGTGCTGGCGCGCGAATTGACGGTCGAGCAGATCCGCAAAATCCATCAGGTAACCGACACACCGCTCGAATACTTCGTGCACGGTGCGTTGTGCGTGGCGTACTCGGGCCAGTGCTATATCTCGCACGCCGACAACGGCCGCTCGGCGAACCGGGGCGACTGCTCGCAGAATTGCCGCCTGCCCTACACGCTCAGTGATGGTCAGGGCCGCGTGGTTGCGTTCGACAAGCACCTGTTGTCGATGAAAGACAACGATCAGAGCCGCAACCTGGGCGCGCTGGTCGATGCGGGCATCCGCTCGTTCAAGATCGAAGGCCGCTACAAGGACATGGGTTACGTGAAAAACATCACGGCCCACTACCGGTTGCTGCTCGACGAACTGCTGGACCAGCGGCCGGAATTCGTGCGCGCCTCGAGCGGCCGCACGCGCGTCATGTTCACGCCGGATGTCGACAAGAACTTCCACCGCGGCCATACCGAGTACTTTGCGCAGGGCCGCCTGACCGACATCGGCGCGTTCGATTCGCCGAAATACGTGGGCGTGGAGCTGGGCATCGTGGCGCGCCTGAATGGCGACAGCTTCGACGTCGTGACGGGCGCGCCGATGGCCAACGGCGACGGCCTGAACTATATGTACAAACGCGACACCGTCGGCATCCAGGCCAACAAGGCGGACAAGCTGGGCGACGAGGCCGATGGCCAGCGCTGGCGCGTGTATCCGAATGAGCCGATGCAGACGCTGGCGGGCTTGAAGGTCGGCACTGTCATCCATCGCAACCGCGACCACGGTTGGGAAGCGACGCTCAACAAGAAATCGTCCGAGCGCAAGGTTGCGCTGGAACTGGTGCTCAGCGAACAGCCGGATGGACTGCGCCTGGACATCATCGACGAGGACGGCATCGCATCGCATGCAGCGGCGGCGATTGCCCTGCAGCCGGCGACGCAGGCCGCGCAGGCAGATGCCTCGCTGCGTTCGAGCCTGGCCAAGCTGGGCAACACCATGTTCGAAGCCGGTCACGTCGAGCTCAAGCTGAGCCAGCCGTGGTTCGTGCCGAGCGCGGCGATCAATGCGCTGCGCCGCGACGCCATCGCGGCGCACGAAGCGGCGCGCCTGGCGGCCTGGCAGCGGCCCGAGCGCAAGTCGGCGACCACGCCGCCGCCGGTGTATCCGGACGTGCAGCTGAGCTACCTGGCCAATGTCTACAACGACAAGGCACGCGCGTTCTACCAGAAGCATGGCGTGCAGCTGATCGATGCCGCGTACGAGTCGCACGAAGAAGCCGGCGAAGTCTCCTTGATGATCACCAAGCACTGCCTCCGCTTCTCGTTCAACCTGTGCCCGAAGCAGGCCAAGGGCGTGCAAGGCGTGCAGGGCCAGGTGAAGGCCGAGCCGATGACGCTGGTCAGCGGCGAAGACCGCTACACGCTGCGCTTTGACTGCAAACCGTGCGAGATGCACGTGGTGGGCGCGATGCGCTCGAACATCCTGAAGCAGCCGCCACCATCGGCCGTGTCGTACACGCCATTGACGTTCCATCGCCAGCGGCCGCGGGCCTGA